A window of Nocardiopsis sp. Huas11 genomic DNA:
CCGCGTGGGCGGCCGAGCACCTCGGCGGTCCCGCCGACGCGGTCTTCGCGGCCTACCTGATCCGCAACGTCCCCGACCCGGACGCGCTGCTGGCCTCGGTACGCGCGGTGCTGCGGCCCGGCGGCCGGCTGGCGCTGCACGAGTACTCGGTGGCCGACTCCGCCGTGGCGCGCGCGGTGTGGTCGGCCGTGTGCTGGGGCGTGGTGATCCCCGCCGGGGGCGTGCTCACCGGGCGCACGGACCTGTTCCGCTACCTGTGGCGCAGTGCCATGGAGTTCGACGGCCGCGCGTGCCTGCTGGACCGGATGCGCCGCGCGGGACTGGTGTCCGTGGCGAGCGCGCCGCTCCCCGGATGGCAGTACGGGATCACGCACACGTTCGTGGGCGCGCGCCCGCTGGAGGGGCGGGCCGGATGATCCCCGTCCGGCCGGCCGACACCCGGGCCGAGGCCCTGCGCCCCGCTCCCGCCGACGGCCCCCGCCCGCCGGGCACGCCCCGCGCGGCCGTGGTCGGCGGCGGGATCGCCGGACTGGCCGCTGCCTGCGCACTGGTCGAGCGGGGCGTGGAGGCGGTGGTGTTCGAGCGCGAGGACTCCCTGGGAGGCCGGCTGCGCGGCTGGGAGACCGTCCTGGCCGACGGTTCCCGGGCCACCATGACCCGGGGCTTCCACGCGTTCTTCCGGCAGTACTACAACCTGCGGGCGCTGCTGCGGCGGGCCGACCCGGACCTGGACGGCCTGGTCCCGCTCGCCGACTACCCGCTCGTGCACCGCGACGGTCCGCGCGACCGCTTCGCCGGCCTGCCCTCCACTCCCCCGTGGAACGCCGCCGTCCTGGCGGCCCTCAGCCCGAGCTTCCCCCTGCGCGACCTGGCGGGGGTGAACGTGCCCGCCGCGCTGCAACTGCTCGACGTGGACACGCCCGGGGTCTACGAGCGCCTGGACCATCTGAGCGCGCGGGAGTTCCTGGACGCGGTGCGCTTTCCCCCGACGGCCCGGCACCTGGCCTTCGAGGTGTTCACGCGCAGCTTCTTCGCGTCACCGGACCGGCTCTCGGCCGCCGAGCTGGCGGTCATGTTCCACGTGTACTTCCTCGGCTCGTCCGAGGGGCTGCTCTTCGACGTGCCCCGCTCTCCCTTCCCGCAGTCGCTATGGGACCCGTTGGGCGCGTACCTGACCAGGAGGGGGGCGGTGCTGCGCACCGGAACGCCGGTCGGGTCCGTCGAACGCGGACGGGACCGGCGGTTCCGGGTCGGCTGGGGCGAAGGGGAGGCGCAGGAGTTCGACGGCGTGGTGCTCGCGTCCGATCCGGGCGGCCTGCGCGCCCTGGTGGCGGCCTCCCCCAACCTGGGCGACACCGGCTGGCGCGAGCGGGTGGCGCGGCTGCCGAGCGCGCCGCCCTTCCTGGTCTCGCGCTACTGGCTGGACCGGCCCGTGCGCCCGCACCGGCCCGCCTTCCTGGGCACCGCCGGGTACCCCACCCTGGACAACATCAGCGTGCTGGAACGCTACGAGGACCAGGCCCGCGGCTGGGCGCGACGTACCGGCGGCTCGGTCGTGGAGCTGCACGCCTACGCACTGGCACCCGGGTGCGACCCCGAGGCCGAGCGTGCCTCGCTCTGGGAGCAGGCCGCCACCGTCTACCCGGAGCTGCGGGGCGCCCGCGCGGTCGACGCGCGGCACGAGCTGCGGGCGGACTGCCCCCTGTTCCCACCGGGCGGCCACGCCGACCGTGTCCGGGTCGGCACACCCGACCCGCTGCTGGCGGTGGCCGGCGACCACGTACGCGTGGACCTGCCGGTGGCGCTCATGGAACGCGCCGCCACCAGCGGGTTCCTGGCCGCCAACACGCTGCTGTCCCGCTGGGGGCGGCCGGGGCACACCGTGTGGAGCGTGCCCACGCGCGGACGCAGCGGGCCGCTGCGCGCCCTGGCCCGCGCCGCGCGTCAGCCGGGCCAGCGCCCCGAGGCGCGCAGCAGGTAGCGGCGCTCCGCGTAGGCGAGGTCGTCTCGCCACAACCGCCGGGCGGCCGTGCGCATGAGCGGTCGCACGGCCGCGGACAGGCGGCGGGCCAGCGCGAAGCCGGGCCGGTCGGAGGCGGCCACGGTCGCCTCGATGACGGCCGTGCGCGGGACGCCCTGCCGGTCCACGCCCAGGGGGGTGGCGTGGGTCTCGACCACGCTCCCCCGGCCCTCGCCCTCGGTGATGCGCATGACCACCGTGCGCGGTTCGGGGCAGGTGAACTCGGCCCGCACCGGGACGCCCCACCGTCCGGCGACCTTGAAGCCCACGTCCACGACCATCCGGTCGGGCTCGGGCTCGGGGTCGGGCCCCTCCGGCACCTCGACGACCCTCAGCCCCAGCAACGAGTACGGGTGGAACCAGGACCCGTGCCAGGGGTCGAGGCGGTTGGCGACCACGTCCTCGGGTTCGCAGCGACCGGCCAGGCTCTCCACCGCGGCGATGGCGGACCCGGCTCGGGGCCGCTCGGGCACGACCGGTTCCGGCAGGGGCTCCTCCCCGCCCTCGCGGTCCAGGCGCACCCACACGAGGACGCCGTCGTCGTGCGCCGGGTAGGGGCTCCAGCCCGGGAACCCGTCCGATCCAAGGGAGAGCCCGTGCCACCGGCACACCAGGTGCCCCTCGTTCACCGCGCCCCGGCACAGGGGCGCGCCGAGGTGCGGGCAGGCGCCCGGCCCCGCGTGCGCGGTCCCGTCCGGCGTGCGCCAGGCCACCAGTTCCGTTCCGGCGACCACCCGGCCGAAGGGGCGGTCCGAACGGACCTGGTCGCTCGCGGCCAGCACGAACCAGTTGCCGGAGGGCCGGGCCAGCGCCCGTTTGAGCGCGGCTCCGATGACGGACGGGGAGGCGCCCCGCCACGTGGGCTCCTGCCGGGTCCAGTGGGTCGCGGGCAGTCGGGACAGCGGGAACCGGCCGGTCCCGGGATCAGGGGTGCTCACGTGTCACTCCTTACGAAGGTGGGCGCCGTGTTCGCCGACGCGCGGACGGGGGACCGACCGCGCCAGGAGCGCACGGGCGAGGGCGGGCACCGCCGCGACCGCCTTGCGCGTGTCCGAGACCCGGTGCCGGATGCTCCACACGTCGTGGTCGGCCGCGCGGATCTCCTCCAGGATCGCCCGGTAGAGCCGGAAGGCGGTGGCGACACACGGGCGGGCCACCGGAGAGAGCATCGCGATGCCGGGGCGCGCCCGGCGGTAGAAGTCCTGGTTGACCTCCACCATGGCGGCGATCGCGCGGCGGGCGCGGGGGTCGGCGGCGCGGGCGCGCCGGCAGCGCTCCAGCAGGCCCCGGTCCACACCGTGCTCGGCCAGCACGTCCGCGGGCAGGTAGACGCGGCCGCGCTCCAGGTCCTCGGCCACGTCCCGCAGGAAGTTGGTGAGCTGGAAGGCCTCGCCCAGCGCGGCGGCGTGCGGGGCGGCCTCGTGGTGGGGCACCACGGTGCCCAGGACGGGCAGCACCTGGAGTCCGATCACGGCCGCGGACCCGTACATGTAGGACCGCAGGTGCGCCAGGTCCGTGTACTGCGTGACGGTCAGGTCCATGCGCATCGAGGCCATGAACGCCGTGAAGTAGGAGTCGGGCAGCCGGTAGCGCCGGGCCGTGTCCGCGAGGGCGCGCAGGGCGGGCTCGGCGGACCCGCCTCCGGCCAGCGCCCGCGCCAGTCCGGCGTCGATGGCGTCCAGGCGCGCGCGCTGGTGGGCGGTGTCCGTCCCCGGTTCCGGCTCATCGACGATGTCGTCCACCCATCGCGCGAACCCGTACAGCGCGTGGACCGCGGGGCGGCGCGCGGGAGGCAGCACGCGCGTGGCCGTGTAGTACGTCCGCCCGTGGTGGGCGTGCAGGGCACGGCAGTGCAGGTAGTCGGCCCGCAGCCGCTCCTCCCGGACCCCGGCCGCGTCGAGTTCGCCGAGCGCGCCCCTCATCGGTCGCC
This region includes:
- a CDS encoding DUF5914 domain-containing protein, translating into MSTPDPGTGRFPLSRLPATHWTRQEPTWRGASPSVIGAALKRALARPSGNWFVLAASDQVRSDRPFGRVVAGTELVAWRTPDGTAHAGPGACPHLGAPLCRGAVNEGHLVCRWHGLSLGSDGFPGWSPYPAHDDGVLVWVRLDREGGEEPLPEPVVPERPRAGSAIAAVESLAGRCEPEDVVANRLDPWHGSWFHPYSLLGLRVVEVPEGPDPEPEPDRMVVDVGFKVAGRWGVPVRAEFTCPEPRTVVMRITEGEGRGSVVETHATPLGVDRQGVPRTAVIEATVAASDRPGFALARRLSAAVRPLMRTAARRLWRDDLAYAERRYLLRASGRWPG
- a CDS encoding class I SAM-dependent methyltransferase — its product is MSSTTIDMKNGPVTAEFDHAAGSYDRLVAANPGYHAHLRASARRLRLPDRGRGLRLLDLGCGTGASTDALLRAAPMARIAAVDASQGMLDAAAAKDWPPGVTFHRARAEEVTPAWAAEHLGGPADAVFAAYLIRNVPDPDALLASVRAVLRPGGRLALHEYSVADSAVARAVWSAVCWGVVIPAGGVLTGRTDLFRYLWRSAMEFDGRACLLDRMRRAGLVSVASAPLPGWQYGITHTFVGARPLEGRAG
- a CDS encoding FAD-dependent oxidoreductase, whose amino-acid sequence is MIPVRPADTRAEALRPAPADGPRPPGTPRAAVVGGGIAGLAAACALVERGVEAVVFEREDSLGGRLRGWETVLADGSRATMTRGFHAFFRQYYNLRALLRRADPDLDGLVPLADYPLVHRDGPRDRFAGLPSTPPWNAAVLAALSPSFPLRDLAGVNVPAALQLLDVDTPGVYERLDHLSAREFLDAVRFPPTARHLAFEVFTRSFFASPDRLSAAELAVMFHVYFLGSSEGLLFDVPRSPFPQSLWDPLGAYLTRRGAVLRTGTPVGSVERGRDRRFRVGWGEGEAQEFDGVVLASDPGGLRALVAASPNLGDTGWRERVARLPSAPPFLVSRYWLDRPVRPHRPAFLGTAGYPTLDNISVLERYEDQARGWARRTGGSVVELHAYALAPGCDPEAERASLWEQAATVYPELRGARAVDARHELRADCPLFPPGGHADRVRVGTPDPLLAVAGDHVRVDLPVALMERAATSGFLAANTLLSRWGRPGHTVWSVPTRGRSGPLRALARAARQPGQRPEARSR
- a CDS encoding phytoene/squalene synthase family protein, which codes for MRGALGELDAAGVREERLRADYLHCRALHAHHGRTYYTATRVLPPARRPAVHALYGFARWVDDIVDEPEPGTDTAHQRARLDAIDAGLARALAGGGSAEPALRALADTARRYRLPDSYFTAFMASMRMDLTVTQYTDLAHLRSYMYGSAAVIGLQVLPVLGTVVPHHEAAPHAAALGEAFQLTNFLRDVAEDLERGRVYLPADVLAEHGVDRGLLERCRRARAADPRARRAIAAMVEVNQDFYRRARPGIAMLSPVARPCVATAFRLYRAILEEIRAADHDVWSIRHRVSDTRKAVAAVPALARALLARSVPRPRVGEHGAHLRKE